The genomic interval AACTTCCAGCGGTTCGTGCTCCAGACCGGCACCGCGCTCCACGAGACCGACGGGACCTTCGACTTCGCGCTGGCGGACTGGGACCGTGACGGCCGTCCCGACCTGGTGGCGATCAAGAAGAGCCGGACGGGCACCAACAGCACGGAGGTGCACATCCTCTCCGGTGCCAGCAACTTCCAGCGCTTCATATTCCAGAGCGGTACAGCACTCCATGAAACCGACGGGACCTTCGACTTCGCGGCCGCCGACTGGGACCGTGACGGCCGTCCCGATCTGGTGGCGGTGAAGAAGAGCCGGACCGGTACCAACAGCACGGAGGTGCACGTCCTGTCGGGCGGCAGCGGGTTCCAGCGGTTCGCCCTTCAGACCGGCACGGCGTTGCACGAGACCGACGACACCTTCGACTTCGCGGCCGCCGACTGGGACCGCGACGGCCGTCCCGATCTGGTGGCGATCAAGAAGAGCCGGACCGGTACCAACAGCACCGAGGTGCACGTCCTGTCGGGCGGCAGTGGCTTCCAGCGGTTCGCCCTTCAGACCGGCACGGCGCTCCACGAGACCGACAACACCTTCGAGTTCTCCGTCGCCGACTGGAACCGCGACGGCCGCCAGGACCTGGTGGCGGTGAAGAAGAGCCGGACGGGCACCAACAGCACCGAGGTGCACATCCTCGGCTGACCGGACGGAACCCCCGCACGCCGGCGGTGACCGGCGTGCACCGGAGCAGACCTCGGCTCTTCCCGCGGCCCCTTCCCGGCTCGCCCGCCGCGGGGAGAGCCCTCCGCCGTACCCGGCACACATGTCGGCACCCGCCATACGACCGGCGCGTCCTGTGGGGCCGTGACCCATCGGCCCGCCGCGGGCCGCGCGCCTAGGGTGCGGGCATGACCACCCCCACCGGCCCCACCACCCCGCCCCCCTCGCCCTCCGCCCCTTTTCCCGCCCCGGCCTCCTGCCCGTCCCCGGGCCTCCAGGGCCGTACCGCCCTTGTCACCGGCGCCGCCGGCGGCATAGGCGCGGCCTGCGCCCTCCGGCTCGCCGCCGCGGGAGCGCGCGTCCGGGCCCTGGACCGTGACGAGCCCGGTCTCGCGCGGGTCGCGGCCCGGGCGGAGTGCCTGGCCGGCACCGTCGAGCCCGTCGCCCTCGACCTCACGGACCTCGACGCGGCCGAACGGGCCGCGGCCGGCACCGACATCCTCGTCAACAACGCCGGCATCCAGTGCGTACGCCCCATCGAGGACTTCCCGCCCGACGTCTTCCACAATGTCCTCACGCTCATGCTGGAGGCGCCCTTCCGCCTGCTCAGGGGCGCGCTGCCGCACATGTACGAGCGGGGCTGGGGCCGCGTCGTCAACATCTCCTCCGTGCACGGGCTGCGCGCCTCGCCCTACAAGTCCGCCTACGTCGCCGCGAAGCACGGCCTCGAAGGGCTGTCCAAGACCGCCGCCCTCGAAGGCGCCGGCCACGGGGTCACCTCCAACTGCGTGAGCCCGGGTTACGTGCGTACGCCCCTGGTCGAGCGGCAGCTCGCGGAGCAGGCGGCGGCCCACTCGCTGCCCGTGGAACGCGTGCTCGGCGAGGTGCTGCTGGCCGACTCGGCGCACAAGCGGCTCGTCGAGCCGGAAGAGGTGGCGGAGGCCGTCGCCTACCTCTGCGGTCCGCACGCCTCCTTCATCACCGGGACCAGCCTCGTCATGGACGGCGGCTGGACGGCGCACTGAGGGCTCCTGTCCCAGGGGCCACCGCGGACCCCACGAACTCCCGGGAAAGTATGTGGAAGCGGCATTCGGTGACGGGGATCCTGTGCCCATGTCCACACCTCCTGTGCCTCCTGTGCCTCCTATGTCCCAAGTGCCTCCAGCGTCTCCTGCGCCTCCGGTGTCTCCTGTGCCCGGAACCGACGACCGCACCGGCGACGGCCCCTTCGCCGCCTACCTCGCGCTCCTCGCGCACGGCGCCCCCGCCGAGGCGTACGAGCGTCCCGTGCTGCGCGCCCGCGCCGAGGGGGCGTCGCCGGACCTCCTCGCCGCCGTGGAGCACGCCAAGCTCCTCGCCCTGCGCGTCCGGGCCGAACTGGAGGACCGCAGACGGCGCGAGGCGGAACTGTCCGCCCTCTTCGCCACCGCCCACGACCTGGCGGGGCTGCGCGACCTCGACGCGGTCCTCCTCGCCATCGTGCGGCGCGCCCGCTCCTTGCTGGGCGCCGACGCGGCGTACCTCACGCTCAACGACCCGGCCGCGGGGGACACGTACATGCGGGTCACCGACGGCTCGGTGTCCGCCCGCTTCCAGCAGCTGCGGCTCGGGATGGGGGAGGGGCTGGGCGGGCTCGTGGCGCAGACGGCCCGCCCGTACGTCACCGAGAGCTATCTGGACGACCTCCGCTTCCAGCACACCCGGACCATCGACTCCGGGGTGCGGGACGAGGGGCTCGTCGCGATCCTCGGCGTCCCGCTGGAGCTCGGCAGCGGCGTCATCGGCGTCCTGTTCGCGGCCGAC from Streptomyces albireticuli carries:
- a CDS encoding FG-GAP repeat domain-containing protein, with product MKAIAALAPVVLGAILAAPGGAVAAGQDHPQGKATTSQAGAAAFRNFILQTGTALHETDDTFATATADWDRDGRPDLVAVKKSRTGTNSTEVHVLSGASNFQRFVLQTGTALHETDGTFDFALADWDRDGRPDLVAIKKSRTGTNSTEVHILSGASNFQRFIFQSGTALHETDGTFDFAAADWDRDGRPDLVAVKKSRTGTNSTEVHVLSGGSGFQRFALQTGTALHETDDTFDFAAADWDRDGRPDLVAIKKSRTGTNSTEVHVLSGGSGFQRFALQTGTALHETDNTFEFSVADWNRDGRQDLVAVKKSRTGTNSTEVHILG
- a CDS encoding 3-hydroxybutyrate dehydrogenase, giving the protein MTTPTGPTTPPPSPSAPFPAPASCPSPGLQGRTALVTGAAGGIGAACALRLAAAGARVRALDRDEPGLARVAARAECLAGTVEPVALDLTDLDAAERAAAGTDILVNNAGIQCVRPIEDFPPDVFHNVLTLMLEAPFRLLRGALPHMYERGWGRVVNISSVHGLRASPYKSAYVAAKHGLEGLSKTAALEGAGHGVTSNCVSPGYVRTPLVERQLAEQAAAHSLPVERVLGEVLLADSAHKRLVEPEEVAEAVAYLCGPHASFITGTSLVMDGGWTAH